The Butyrivibrio fibrisolvens genome window below encodes:
- a CDS encoding nucleotidyltransferase family protein, with the protein MITTIDNLFMLCRAHLYGTDRPDSGNYEDEIDFETLKKMIQENSLSAFLYKPLKEYNDQKKTIQDEVMSDYGSYIQAVMFRELSKNYGIKKLCTEAESRGIRLVFFKGIILADLYPQYAERTSADSDILVSEEQKEAAEQLLIESGYEKNLEHSKNHVQVYYNEKLSHTVELHTRLWEDYTGPRIDILDKMKLSCPETDIRITACGIEVNTLGHEKHLVYQLFHIIKHFSLEGIGIRYLIDTTLFVNRYFKDIDFNLFWKHIEMLGYTKFVEAFFKICIDELKMNDKVFENHTITLDHSVEDLKTDLLNVGISKEKRAGWQIMGAMESYFTGEAKAPKAGIRRRLAMVFPSLDALPKTYLYARKHPILLPIAWVHRAIKYLIRRKDHKDEFFSVGEKIDVGDRRISLMDELGLLNND; encoded by the coding sequence ATGATAACAACAATCGATAACCTATTTATGCTTTGCAGAGCTCACCTGTATGGTACAGATAGACCTGATAGTGGGAACTATGAAGATGAGATTGATTTTGAAACACTCAAGAAGATGATTCAGGAGAATTCATTATCTGCATTTTTGTATAAACCATTAAAGGAATATAATGATCAGAAAAAGACCATACAAGATGAGGTGATGTCAGATTATGGCAGCTACATACAGGCTGTCATGTTTAGAGAATTATCCAAAAACTATGGAATTAAAAAACTCTGTACAGAAGCTGAGTCTAGAGGAATAAGACTGGTTTTCTTTAAAGGCATCATTCTTGCAGACCTTTATCCTCAATATGCAGAAAGAACCAGTGCCGATAGTGATATTCTTGTAAGCGAAGAACAAAAAGAGGCTGCCGAACAGCTTTTGATTGAGTCTGGATATGAGAAGAATCTTGAGCATTCAAAAAATCATGTTCAGGTGTACTACAATGAGAAACTAAGTCATACAGTAGAGCTTCATACAAGGCTTTGGGAGGACTATACAGGGCCTAGAATAGATATACTAGACAAGATGAAGCTTAGCTGCCCGGAGACTGATATAAGGATTACAGCATGTGGTATAGAAGTAAATACCCTTGGTCATGAAAAGCATCTTGTGTATCAGCTTTTTCATATCATCAAGCATTTTAGCCTTGAAGGAATCGGAATCAGATACCTTATAGATACAACACTTTTTGTAAACAGGTATTTTAAAGATATAGATTTCAATCTTTTCTGGAAACATATAGAAATGCTTGGATATACTAAGTTTGTAGAAGCTTTTTTCAAGATATGTATTGATGAGCTCAAAATGAATGACAAGGTCTTTGAAAACCATACAATAACACTTGATCACAGCGTAGAAGATCTTAAAACAGACCTTCTTAATGTTGGAATATCCAAAGAAAAGAGAGCAGGGTGGCAGATAATGGGCGCAATGGAGTCTTATTTTACGGGCGAAGCCAAAGCACCTAAAGCCGGTATCAGAAGAAGGCTTGCTATGGTTTTCCCATCCCTTGATGCGCTGCCCAAAACATACTTATATGCTAGAAAGCATCCCATACTCCTTCCAATTGCATGGGTTCATAGAGCTATTAAGTATCTTATTAGAAGAAAAGACCATAAAGATGAATTCTTCAGTGTAGGAGAGAAGATTGACGTAGGAGATAGAAGGATCAGCCTTATGGATGAACTTGGACTATTAAATAATGACTAA
- a CDS encoding glycosyltransferase produces MNNTNVKVSIIVPIYNVENYLEKCLDSLTGQSLNDIEILAVNDGSTDSSLDILERYAQKDSRIVVLNKQNGGLSDARNYAFPYIHGEYVGFIDSDDYVDPKMYETMYNRAIETSADIVECNLHHTFDNYEDTEIGRHIHDKEELIMNGRSVVWNKIYKTSWLLETGVRFPKGLIYEDVNFYCKIVPFLNRIEYVEDPFVHYVQRGTSINNFQTLKTMQIFDILDDIYAFYKEKGFMDEYKDALEFLYTRILLCSSLSRMSRIKDPSDRKKAISANWDKLVSTFPNWKSGKYLKQYKGKNAAFMKAMNPLTYSLAGFILPIVKK; encoded by the coding sequence ATGAACAATACCAACGTTAAGGTCAGCATAATAGTTCCTATCTACAACGTTGAAAACTATCTTGAAAAGTGTCTCGATTCATTAACCGGCCAGTCGCTTAATGATATCGAGATACTTGCAGTTAATGACGGCTCTACAGATAGTTCGCTTGATATCCTTGAAAGATATGCCCAAAAAGATTCCAGGATCGTTGTATTAAACAAGCAAAACGGCGGACTTTCTGATGCCCGAAACTACGCTTTTCCATATATTCACGGAGAATACGTCGGATTTATTGACTCTGACGATTATGTTGATCCCAAAATGTATGAGACAATGTATAATCGCGCCATAGAAACATCTGCAGACATTGTAGAGTGTAATCTTCACCACACTTTTGACAACTACGAAGACACCGAGATAGGCAGGCATATTCATGATAAAGAAGAACTTATTATGAACGGCAGATCCGTTGTTTGGAACAAGATATACAAAACTTCATGGCTTTTAGAGACTGGAGTCAGATTTCCTAAAGGTCTAATCTATGAAGATGTAAACTTTTACTGTAAGATTGTTCCTTTTCTTAACAGGATTGAATATGTTGAAGACCCCTTTGTCCACTATGTTCAAAGAGGAACTTCCATCAATAACTTTCAGACTTTAAAGACAATGCAGATATTCGATATTCTTGATGACATATATGCATTTTATAAAGAAAAGGGATTTATGGACGAATATAAGGATGCCTTGGAATTCCTGTATACCAGGATCCTTCTTTGCAGTTCCTTATCAAGGATGTCCAGGATCAAAGATCCATCTGACAGAAAGAAAGCTATTTCAGCTAACTGGGATAAGCTTGTAAGTACTTTTCCAAACTGGAAAAGTGGTAAATATCTCAAACAATACAAAGGGAAAAATGCAGCCTTTATGAAAGCAATGAACCCGCTTACTTATTCGCTTGCAGGTTTCATTCTTCCTATAGTAAAAAAATAG
- a CDS encoding polysaccharide pyruvyl transferase family protein: protein MRAYLNNNFGDDLFVKLICDRYPNEKFIVLGDSGNDRNLKDIANLNYIKTDSLFFKVINSICIKWQKLTNTYKGNYRNLFFINLFSRFCKDNIFIVGSFFVETDRWDHMFDEPWYKSHPYIIDCNFGPYTSEEYYKEHKRCFSMCKQVSFRDIKSYNLFSDLPCALYAPDVVYNLDSSDLQDDGYYLISVMDFANTAKSKEANSYHDSYKAKLLEVVSKLVGMQKQVKLLALCEEQGDYKIAKEIEDSLNSPYIESINYKDIGLDATIKLFKNSHYIIGTRFHSIVLAILFKKDFYPIIYSNKTENMLADIEFTGKSSHLSQVSNTLADDMLSNSFNIPCDKLSEYIKASSLHFTKLDEELNLIK, encoded by the coding sequence ATTCGAGCATACCTCAATAACAATTTCGGAGACGATCTTTTTGTTAAATTGATATGTGACAGATACCCAAACGAGAAGTTTATCGTGCTTGGAGATTCAGGAAATGATCGCAATCTCAAAGATATAGCCAACCTTAACTATATCAAAACAGATAGTTTATTTTTTAAGGTTATTAATTCCATTTGTATTAAATGGCAAAAACTCACTAATACTTATAAAGGAAATTATAGAAACCTGTTCTTTATAAATCTTTTCAGCAGATTTTGTAAAGATAATATTTTTATAGTAGGTTCATTTTTCGTAGAGACTGATAGATGGGATCACATGTTTGATGAGCCATGGTATAAGTCTCACCCTTACATAATAGACTGTAATTTTGGTCCTTATACATCAGAAGAATATTACAAGGAACACAAAAGATGCTTTTCTATGTGCAAACAGGTTTCCTTCAGAGATATTAAATCCTATAATCTATTTAGTGATCTGCCTTGTGCCTTATATGCTCCCGATGTTGTATATAACTTAGATTCATCTGATCTGCAGGATGATGGATACTATCTGATATCAGTAATGGATTTTGCAAATACTGCAAAGTCCAAGGAAGCAAATTCTTATCATGATTCATACAAAGCCAAACTTCTTGAGGTTGTTTCAAAACTAGTTGGCATGCAGAAACAAGTTAAGCTCCTTGCTCTTTGCGAAGAACAAGGAGACTATAAAATCGCAAAAGAAATTGAAGACAGCTTGAATTCTCCTTACATAGAGAGCATTAATTACAAAGATATAGGGCTAGATGCCACTATAAAACTGTTTAAAAATAGTCACTATATTATCGGTACAAGATTTCATTCAATTGTTCTGGCTATATTATTCAAGAAAGATTTCTATCCGATAATTTACAGCAATAAAACTGAAAATATGCTTGCTGACATTGAATTTACCGGAAAATCATCACACCTTTCCCAGGTTAGTAACACGCTTGCTGATGATATGCTTAGTAATAGTTTTAATATACCTTGTGACAAACTTTCTGAATATATTAAGGCTTCCAGTCTTCACTTTACAAAACTGGATGAAGAGCTCAACCTGATAAAATAA
- a CDS encoding nucleotidyltransferase family protein: MNSNKALLTKQFIRLQRYALDNKKPDISYVGCDWETLISLGGLNKCGALLNNAVNKDPDYFDIDKEVLKKWNEKAKKEFLDSYNRFSEFKRVYSCFQEEGIRTVVLKGYVLAVLYPDIFSRYSSDLDIKLDPKDKDRVHELLTQKLGFSYNEADSKNNVKLYMHGNLLIEAHYTLWEDYHGDNIDVLIKEKLDDEGTLVKVSITDDVAVWTLGHTEHLILQMFHIIKHFIVEGIESRYLIDIALFVNKYKDEIDFKRFFRVFKEMNFDNFCAVYFTKCIEYFGMDENVLAKEDRVYPEDEAAFLQDIVFAGKRDLEDNSSYSLLGILSPYVNGKKDAGDKKGGRILHTLFPSVSDIDDKYAYCKKYHFLLPIAWIHRAFRAIYFKLTKGNKVYGVKDKITGSEYRIRMMKNSKIL; encoded by the coding sequence ATGAATAGTAACAAAGCATTACTGACTAAGCAGTTTATCCGGTTGCAAAGATATGCACTTGATAACAAAAAGCCGGATATTTCTTATGTCGGTTGTGACTGGGAGACGCTTATTTCTTTGGGCGGGTTAAATAAATGCGGCGCTCTTCTTAACAATGCTGTAAATAAAGATCCGGACTATTTTGACATAGATAAAGAGGTACTTAAAAAATGGAATGAAAAAGCCAAGAAGGAATTTCTGGATTCCTATAACAGATTCTCAGAGTTTAAGAGAGTTTATAGCTGCTTTCAAGAAGAAGGAATAAGAACTGTTGTTTTAAAAGGGTATGTTCTTGCTGTGTTGTATCCTGATATTTTTTCAAGATATAGTAGCGATCTTGACATTAAACTTGATCCTAAAGACAAAGACAGGGTGCATGAATTATTAACACAAAAGCTCGGCTTTTCTTATAACGAGGCAGATAGCAAGAACAATGTCAAACTTTATATGCATGGTAATCTTTTGATAGAAGCACATTACACCTTGTGGGAAGATTATCATGGTGATAATATCGATGTGCTTATAAAAGAAAAACTCGATGATGAAGGTACGCTTGTTAAAGTTTCTATCACGGATGATGTTGCAGTGTGGACTTTGGGACATACAGAGCACCTTATTCTGCAGATGTTTCATATTATCAAACATTTTATCGTAGAAGGTATTGAGAGCAGATATTTGATTGATATTGCTTTGTTTGTTAATAAATATAAGGATGAGATTGACTTTAAGAGGTTTTTCAGAGTATTCAAAGAAATGAATTTTGATAATTTCTGTGCTGTTTATTTTACGAAATGCATTGAATACTTTGGAATGGATGAAAATGTTCTGGCTAAAGAAGACAGAGTTTATCCGGAGGATGAAGCGGCTTTTCTGCAGGACATTGTTTTTGCCGGCAAAAGAGACCTTGAAGATAATTCAAGTTACAGCCTCCTGGGAATACTGTCTCCGTATGTTAATGGCAAAAAAGATGCAGGAGATAAAAAAGGCGGCAGAATACTTCATACTCTATTTCCATCAGTCTCAGATATTGATGATAAGTATGCTTATTGCAAGAAATATCACTTTCTGTTGCCCATAGCATGGATACACAGGGCATTTCGGGCCATATATTTTAAACTTACAAAGGGAAACAAAGTATACGGAGTAAAGGATAAAATTACCGGATCTGAATACAGGATCAGGATGATGAAGAATTCAAAGATTCTTTAA
- a CDS encoding asparagine synthase C-terminal domain-containing protein — MVNFFSTPGNGGEKSLVIMFWGFIHLQYMIKEKNEFRLYTDHLSSRCIHYYESGSKVYFSTLTSSITDAVSEIDICDKWIRTSLSMDLAYCFLFDGLTPFEGIKILPYGTGIVVKKNERGIEVEKVRYYDPLSKIKENKKYDDEKCKEGFRTTFFKCVRDAIRTDGDCGILLSGGLDSTAVGSVAAKYLEKENKNLYSYTSVPLKKYVDENGRTNGYKIEDESKDVMMFCNHFPNIKPEFLSCDGENCLTHVDELCDYLELPFKSLINYVWLRDSFIMARKQGVKVILSGAYGNDTISFGYMENTLARLIKGFHFIEAYKQFMTFTKKEGIIKKRYFKRFLKEFISSFRKQEVIFDERGYKKEYLNKYDIESEWDKLFRGMTGNIRTRDAYQNSVFATGILQLTGIVNTKDGLYYGVVMRDPSMDKRMLELCLSLPYKCFAWNGVERRLVREYLKDFVPDEIRLNTRFRGRQSADAVFRLDLYGVKKVKKLSELVSDSLGKYYDLNLVKAEIDEPNDEDNIDWKAKIVSFGVFLSKYSAKKEGD, encoded by the coding sequence ATGGTGAACTTCTTTTCAACGCCTGGAAACGGTGGGGAGAAAAGTTTGGTGATCATGTTTTGGGGCTTTATTCATTTGCAATATATGATAAAAGAAAAAAATGAATTCAGATTATATACTGATCATTTATCTTCAAGATGTATACACTATTATGAAAGTGGGAGTAAAGTATACTTCTCAACTTTGACGTCATCTATAACGGATGCAGTTTCTGAAATAGACATTTGCGATAAGTGGATAAGAACGTCTTTGTCAATGGATCTTGCTTATTGTTTTCTTTTTGATGGACTTACGCCATTTGAAGGTATAAAAATACTACCTTATGGTACAGGAATTGTTGTTAAAAAGAATGAAAGAGGCATAGAAGTAGAAAAAGTCAGATATTATGACCCTCTTTCGAAGATTAAAGAAAATAAAAAATACGATGATGAAAAATGTAAAGAGGGATTTAGAACAACATTCTTTAAATGTGTAAGAGATGCGATAAGAACAGACGGTGACTGCGGAATATTATTGAGCGGCGGTCTGGATTCTACGGCAGTTGGAAGTGTAGCAGCAAAATATCTTGAAAAAGAAAACAAGAATCTTTACTCATATACTTCGGTTCCGCTTAAAAAATATGTCGATGAAAATGGCAGAACCAATGGCTATAAGATTGAAGACGAATCAAAAGATGTTATGATGTTTTGCAATCATTTTCCAAATATAAAGCCGGAGTTTCTATCATGTGATGGTGAAAACTGTTTGACCCATGTAGATGAACTGTGTGATTATCTGGAATTGCCATTTAAGTCATTGATAAATTATGTATGGCTTCGCGACAGTTTTATAATGGCCAGGAAGCAAGGCGTTAAAGTTATTCTTAGTGGTGCTTATGGGAATGACACTATATCGTTTGGATATATGGAGAATACACTTGCAAGGCTTATAAAGGGCTTTCATTTTATCGAGGCATACAAGCAGTTTATGACATTTACTAAGAAAGAGGGAATTATCAAGAAAAGGTATTTCAAGCGCTTTTTGAAAGAATTCATTTCGAGTTTTAGAAAACAAGAGGTGATCTTCGATGAAAGAGGATACAAAAAAGAATATCTTAATAAATACGATATAGAATCTGAATGGGATAAACTCTTTAGAGGAATGACCGGTAATATAAGGACAAGAGATGCATATCAAAATTCAGTATTTGCAACCGGAATATTGCAATTGACAGGAATCGTAAATACTAAAGATGGTCTGTATTATGGAGTAGTGATGAGAGATCCTTCAATGGACAAGCGAATGTTGGAGCTGTGCCTTTCGTTGCCGTACAAATGCTTTGCGTGGAATGGAGTTGAAAGAAGACTAGTTAGAGAATATCTAAAAGATTTTGTACCTGATGAGATCAGACTCAATACCAGATTTAGAGGAAGGCAAAGTGCAGATGCTGTTTTTCGACTAGACTTGTATGGAGTCAAAAAAGTAAAAAAGCTCTCAGAATTGGTATCTGATAGTCTGGGTAAGTATTACGATTTAAATCTAGTAAAAGCTGAGATAGATGAACCGAACGATGAGGATAATATTGACTGGAAGGCTAAGATTGTTTCATTTGGTGTGTTTTTGAGTAAGTACAGCGCAAAAAAAGAAGGAGATTAA
- a CDS encoding polysaccharide pyruvyl transferase family protein, with protein MPRKILIYVDINEIEYGIFDNTDYSILYDLLLKERNGNCPNWGNKVWFEGIVSEISTPYIEYEFKNTEMTPEEINNRFDGVLMPCANIFSVEFMDEMVRLTKVFDKLKVPVYVISCGLQLDKMENMDALVSKIQKVSARFIDTVYKTGGEFCLRGYITKEFFDKLGFPQAVVAGCPSLYQMGRNIIVNKSEVERTKFKAVVNSQNYHLNTKFYKSIFDEYKGSIYIDQDHYYRYLYQPDYFDNSSFATKEMIKRIKDKGLLGLELVSDKRLLLFADIPNWIKYLQNSDYNFSFGARIHGNITSILSGIPAMVHICDCRTREIAEYYNIPTITDDELSREKDIYDIYEKLDYSRFNQKFPELFDKYENFLRKCDLVEDINQKNIFIDMPSNHNGKLPHVVNQKYLDIMNDKITRHKAIYTAVDSSFNFYRKHIKKGS; from the coding sequence GTGCCTAGAAAAATATTGATATACGTTGATATAAACGAGATTGAGTATGGAATATTTGATAATACAGACTATTCTATACTGTATGACCTTCTTTTGAAGGAGAGAAATGGTAATTGCCCTAACTGGGGCAATAAGGTATGGTTTGAGGGAATAGTATCCGAAATCAGCACACCATATATAGAATACGAATTTAAAAACACAGAAATGACACCTGAAGAAATAAATAACAGATTTGATGGCGTTCTTATGCCTTGTGCTAACATTTTCTCTGTTGAATTTATGGATGAGATGGTAAGACTTACAAAGGTGTTTGATAAGCTGAAAGTACCTGTATATGTCATATCTTGTGGTTTGCAGCTTGATAAAATGGAGAACATGGATGCTCTTGTCTCCAAAATCCAAAAAGTTTCAGCAAGATTCATTGATACTGTTTATAAGACAGGTGGAGAGTTCTGCTTAAGAGGTTATATTACTAAAGAGTTTTTTGACAAACTAGGTTTTCCTCAGGCTGTTGTAGCAGGATGCCCATCATTATATCAGATGGGAAGAAATATTATAGTTAACAAATCAGAAGTAGAACGTACTAAATTCAAAGCAGTAGTCAATAGTCAGAACTATCATTTGAATACAAAATTTTATAAAAGTATATTTGATGAATATAAAGGCAGCATATATATAGACCAGGATCATTATTACAGATATCTGTATCAGCCTGATTATTTTGATAATTCTTCTTTTGCAACCAAAGAGATGATAAAGAGAATCAAGGATAAAGGGCTTTTAGGGCTTGAACTGGTATCAGATAAAAGGCTTCTTCTTTTTGCAGATATACCAAATTGGATAAAGTATTTACAGAATAGTGATTATAATTTCTCGTTTGGAGCTCGTATTCACGGTAATATAACATCAATTCTATCGGGAATACCAGCAATGGTACATATCTGTGATTGTAGGACCAGAGAGATAGCAGAGTATTATAACATTCCCACTATTACTGATGATGAACTTAGTAGAGAGAAAGATATTTATGATATATATGAGAAACTGGACTACTCTCGATTTAATCAAAAGTTCCCTGAATTATTTGATAAATATGAGAACTTCCTTCGAAAGTGCGATCTGGTTGAGGATATAAATCAAAAAAATATCTTTATAGATATGCCAAGTAATCATAATGGGAAATTGCCACATGTAGTGAACCAAAAGTATTTAGATATCATGAACGATAAGATAACTAGGCATAAGGCAATATATACTGCGGTTGATTCTTCATTTAATTTTTACAGAAAACACATTAAAAAAGGTAGCTAA
- a CDS encoding glycosyltransferase family 2 protein has protein sequence MNQVSVIVPAYNSGRTIERCIKSLIGQTYDAKEIIIVDDGSTDNTPNICQKYEQKGELKYYKATHGGVSKVRNLGLSKATGEYVMFVDADDYVKDTFLEKMVDALESADADMCICKYLRVVYNDHYPIKNLQKSGIIDRNKYLIDTLKDPGHHYFGVIWNKIFKTDIIRKNNIRFRSDITLGEDFVFSLEYLLHAKKINVIDDKLIYYCYQDSNTLSRIKEKKITDCENEMTNRNHIYETYVNVMNKAGLYSKYEKLINRYWIVFYLRQKYDLISNYKWSIEEKKLWMQEILDNGNVKAALRIYKKPEITAQYMYYIVTQTTKNMLKAVIKKVKS, from the coding sequence GTGAATCAGGTTTCAGTAATTGTGCCTGCCTATAACAGTGGCAGGACTATAGAAAGATGTATAAAGTCTTTAATTGGCCAGACTTACGATGCTAAGGAAATAATTATCGTAGATGATGGGTCTACAGATAATACTCCTAATATCTGTCAAAAATATGAGCAAAAGGGAGAACTTAAGTACTATAAAGCTACGCATGGAGGCGTTTCTAAGGTCAGAAATCTAGGCCTTTCAAAGGCAACCGGAGAATATGTAATGTTCGTAGACGCAGATGACTACGTCAAAGATACATTTTTGGAGAAGATGGTAGATGCTTTGGAAAGCGCAGACGCAGATATGTGCATCTGTAAATATCTTCGCGTCGTTTACAATGATCATTATCCGATAAAGAACCTTCAAAAAAGCGGCATCATAGATAGGAACAAGTATCTTATAGACACTCTAAAAGATCCCGGACATCACTATTTTGGCGTTATCTGGAATAAAATATTTAAGACAGATATCATCCGAAAGAACAATATAAGATTTAGGAGCGATATCACGCTGGGAGAAGATTTTGTATTTTCGCTGGAATACCTGCTACATGCAAAGAAGATCAATGTAATAGATGATAAGCTTATATATTACTGCTATCAGGACAGCAACACACTTTCCAGGATTAAGGAAAAAAAGATCACTGACTGCGAAAATGAAATGACTAATCGTAATCATATATACGAGACGTATGTTAATGTGATGAATAAAGCAGGTCTTTATAGTAAGTATGAAAAGCTTATTAACAGGTACTGGATTGTCTTTTATCTGAGGCAGAAATATGATCTTATTTCCAATTATAAATGGAGTATAGAGGAAAAGAAGCTCTGGATGCAGGAAATTCTTGATAATGGCAATGTCAAGGCAGCTCTTAGAATATATAAAAAGCCCGAGATCACTGCGCAGTACATGTACTACATAGTGACTCAGACTACTAAAAATATGCTTAAAGCGGTTATAAAAAAAGTTAAGAGTTAA
- a CDS encoding glycoside hydrolase family 5 protein, translating into MKKKIGIVMACVAIISIAFIAILVAYIGFPWQKVVAETAQASEITRNADTVDNTYSSVRNSSTNITQTSKQENTTKVSETRQFVEKMGVGINIGNSLDVCDWNKKFKIASDAENYETTWGNVSITEGLIKMIADEGYGTIRIPVTYMNHIDAEGNVDPNWLGRVSEVVDMVIDNDMYCIIDIHHDTGNDGWIKASNKSYNDNHERVANMIVQIATYFKDYDDHLILEGFNEMVDDKNRWENVPADSLKVFNSWNQIFVDLVRSTGSNNATRFLLVNTYAASCDDRNIEYFELPKDTVEDRILVGVHGYIGYDKLDSGFESIKKLYDRGYAIVISEFGSSGQSKVDRAAYTSDYAKKAAEIGACPILWDDGSNAKKASDIKNFAIMDRKNLKWYFPEIADALKDGN; encoded by the coding sequence GTGAAGAAGAAAATTGGAATTGTAATGGCATGTGTAGCTATAATCAGTATAGCTTTTATAGCTATATTAGTAGCATATATTGGCTTTCCCTGGCAGAAAGTTGTTGCTGAGACAGCTCAGGCTTCAGAAATTACAAGAAATGCTGATACAGTAGATAATACCTATAGTTCTGTAAGAAATAGCAGCACTAATATTACACAGACATCTAAGCAGGAAAATACTACAAAAGTATCTGAGACAAGACAGTTCGTTGAAAAAATGGGAGTAGGAATTAACATAGGTAACTCCCTTGATGTATGCGATTGGAATAAAAAGTTTAAAATTGCATCAGACGCAGAAAATTATGAAACAACCTGGGGGAATGTGTCTATTACAGAAGGCCTTATCAAAATGATTGCCGATGAAGGATACGGAACTATCAGAATCCCTGTAACATATATGAATCATATAGATGCAGAAGGTAATGTTGACCCTAACTGGCTGGGGAGGGTATCTGAAGTTGTCGATATGGTAATAGATAACGATATGTACTGTATTATAGATATCCATCATGATACAGGCAATGACGGCTGGATCAAGGCTTCCAATAAAAGCTATAATGACAATCATGAGCGTGTTGCCAATATGATCGTGCAGATTGCAACTTACTTCAAAGACTACGATGACCACCTGATCCTCGAAGGCTTTAATGAAATGGTCGATGATAAGAACAGATGGGAGAATGTTCCGGCTGATTCTTTAAAAGTATTTAATAGCTGGAATCAGATATTTGTAGATCTTGTAAGAAGTACAGGTTCCAATAATGCAACAAGATTCCTCTTGGTCAATACATATGCAGCATCCTGTGACGATAGGAATATTGAATATTTTGAACTTCCAAAAGATACAGTGGAAGACAGAATTTTGGTCGGTGTTCATGGATATATAGGCTATGATAAGCTTGACAGCGGATTTGAATCCATAAAGAAACTATACGATAGAGGATATGCAATAGTTATAAGTGAGTTTGGCTCATCAGGGCAGAGTAAGGTTGACAGAGCTGCTTATACTTCCGATTATGCAAAAAAAGCTGCAGAAATAGGAGCATGCCCTATTTTATGGGATGACGGATCTAATGCCAAAAAAGCATCTGATATTAAAAACTTTGCAATAATGGATAGGAAAAACCTTAAGTGGTATTTTCCTGAAATAGCAGATGCGCTTAAAGATGGAAACTAA
- a CDS encoding lasso peptide biosynthesis B2 protein, translating into MINVRSFLFENKEKTVTIQAYIYSFYYRFIVKHTSTKKLEERLGKRGEETPFEESREKISMVKLYAFHINRITQRLPWEEKCLVRAMTLRRFLIKKHIPCTIYLGVTTQEGKLEAHAWLRCGNLWASGGSGDGYTTVAKFATY; encoded by the coding sequence ATGATAAATGTAAGATCTTTTTTATTTGAGAACAAAGAAAAAACAGTAACAATACAGGCGTATATTTATTCTTTTTACTACCGCTTTATTGTTAAACATACATCGACCAAAAAACTTGAAGAAAGACTTGGAAAACGAGGCGAAGAGACTCCTTTTGAAGAAAGCAGGGAAAAGATTTCTATGGTCAAGCTATACGCTTTTCATATAAATCGTATTACGCAAAGGCTTCCTTGGGAGGAGAAGTGCCTTGTAAGAGCTATGACATTAAGGAGATTCTTAATAAAAAAACATATCCCATGTACGATATACCTTGGCGTCACTACACAGGAAGGTAAGCTTGAAGCTCACGCCTGGCTACGGTGCGGTAATCTTTGGGCTTCAGGTGGAAGCGGCGATGGATATACAACTGTAGCTAAGTTTGCTACTTATTAA
- a CDS encoding PqqD family peptide modification chaperone — MNKETKIKLIKKIDVTDMAGDKVMIDFESGKYFLLRGTAVDIWDNIQSETTVGDLVKTLLTIYDVDEETCLSGTEKFLTQLEEAKFISLT; from the coding sequence ATGAACAAAGAAACAAAAATCAAACTGATCAAAAAAATTGATGTAACTGATATGGCCGGTGATAAGGTCATGATTGATTTTGAGAGCGGTAAATATTTCCTTCTCAGAGGAACAGCTGTAGATATCTGGGACAATATCCAAAGCGAAACAACTGTTGGAGATCTTGTAAAGACTCTCCTTACTATCTACGATGTAGATGAAGAAACATGCCTTTCAGGAACAGAAAAATTCCTTACTCAGCTTGAAGAGGCCAAATTTATTTCTTTAACCTAA